In a single window of the Acyrthosiphon pisum isolate AL4f chromosome X, pea_aphid_22Mar2018_4r6ur, whole genome shotgun sequence genome:
- the LOC100168640 gene encoding leucine-rich repeat and calponin homology domain-containing protein 3 — translation MDCASTLYSHRNNGLMTRSLEKLLEDAHLCGELKLGGRKLKEFPVTNKYDLSDTTIADLSKNCFTHFPAEVIKFWSLESLNLYHNAIRSIPNTVTSLQSLVHLDLSRNRLTCLPSAMCQLPLEILLLSNNKLKQLPTEIGFCKTLIELDVSCNVLINLPPQLGQLSSLKCLNAQNNLLIELPLELTYIKLARLNVSLNRISSLPVELRLMSCLECLDVANNPLVSPPTAVCIKGRIHIFKWLELKSIKEGRNRGSSWKFNSLKSNNHSLDSNMDSLTLSETTSLVHSSDEGANGSMEYLNKPDRKHRETNRYNNNASPEIVHVSKSNGNMSTNANKIYSSNNNGIKVNDKPTHHTQSYREYKEFLKQQRAQESIYKGKVQNPDNNYDQKDIRPYTKPSTPEIVTTPVNNLSLPMSSNPTSPNVWSKNNTQITKNKLQFTMKREYDKAREEAELVKQLRNTIESRLKMSLPSELSPALNDGVVLCYLANHVKPRSVASIHVPSPAVPKLTMARCRRNVDNFLEACRKIGVNEKLICCAVDILEGKGIVQVAITVAELLKFHTTKTQPQTGHVPSLLNV, via the exons ATGGATTGCGCGTCGACTCTGTATTCCCATCGCAACAACGGACTGATGACCAGGTCGCTGGAGAAACTGTTGGAGGACGCACACCTGTGCGGCGAGTTGAAACTCGGCGGCCGCAAACTAAAGGAATTCCCGGTGACGAATAAATACGATTTGTCCGACACGACCATCGCGG ATCTCTCTAAAAATTGCTTCACACACTTTCCAGCCGAGGTAATCAAATTCTGGTCATTAGAATCTCTAAACCTGTATCATAATGCTATACGATCGATACCAAATACAGTCACATCACTTCAATCATTGGTGCATCTTGATCTCAG tcggAACCGTTTAACATGTCTACCATCAGCTATGTGTCAGTTACCTCTTGAAATCCTATTATTGTCCAATAACAAACTTAAACAGTTACCCACCGAAATTGGATTCTGCAAAACTCTTATTGAGTTAGATGTAAGCTGTAATGTGCTTATTAATTTACCACCACAGTTGGGTCAACTATcctcattaaaatgtttaaacgcACAAAATAATCTACTTATTGAGTTACCATTAG aaTTAACATATATAAAATTAGCAAGATTGAATGTCAGTTTGAACCGAATATCATCTTTACCTGTTGAATTGCGATTAATGTCATGTCTGGAATGTTTGGATGTAGCCAATAACCCATTGGTGTCCCCTCCAACTGCT gtTTGTATTAAGGGtcgtattcatatatttaaatggTTGGAATTGAAAAGCATTAAAGAAGGCCGAAATCGAGGATCATCGTGGAAGTTCAACTCTCTTAAGAGCAATAATCATAGTTTAGACAGCAACATGGACAGTTTGACTTTATCTGAAACAACTAGTCTCGTACATTCTTCAGATGAA ggtGCAAATGGAAGCATGGAATATTTGAACAAACCTGATAGAAAACATAGGGAAACAAACAGATACAATAACAATGCAAg ccCTGAAATTGTACATGTTAGTAAAAGCAACGGTAATATGTCAacaaatgcaaataaaatatactctaGCAACAATAATGGTATCAAGGTAAATGATAAGCCAACACATCACACACAAAgctatag aGAATACAAAGAGTTCCTTAAACAACAACGTGCCCAAGAATCTATTTATAAAGGAAAAGTTCAAAACCCAGACAATAATTATGATCAAAAG gaTATCCGTCCATACACTAAACCAAGTACACCTGAAATTGTAACGACTCCagtcaataatttatcattaccAATGTCATCAAATCCTACTAGTCCAAATGTTTGGTCCAAGAATAACACAcaaatcactaaaaataaacttcaGTTCACAATGAAACGGGAGTATGATAAAGCAAGAGAAGAGGCAGAACTTGTGAAACAACTACGTAAT ACTATTGAATCACGCTTAAAAATGTCTCTACCAAGTGAACTGTCACCGGCGCTTAATGATGGAGTTGTGCTTTGTTACTTAGCAAACCACGTTAAACCGAGATCTGTAGCTAGCATTCACGTACCTTCACCAGCTgtg cCCAAACTTACCATGGCTCGGTGTAGACGGAACgttgataattttttggaaGCATGCCGTAAAATTGGTGTGAATGAA aaactgaTTTGTTGTGCTGTGGATATTCTGGAGGGAAAAGGAATTGTTCAAGTTGCCATCACCGTAGCTGAACTTTTGAAATTCCATACAACGAAAACGCAACCTCAAACTGGACACGTGCCATcacttttaaatgtataa
- the LOC107884716 gene encoding uncharacterized protein LOC107884716 → MVLNICQCIVLCEYILLISYIKWMVYIINEQIPERRSCLSTYRDMYLEVIECLHQVNRSIYGFPAIFVFIASEFAEIIVTVYEYLLFPRHYINKSSLVVFFIWMLTRTVNVLTVYMIGDSTEKEVNRMSLVLHQRSIIERNPRIKRQIKFFLLRRLHEHYHFELFGMYHINIRQLFSLSSKAIGYLVIQVLFKLNK, encoded by the exons atggttttaaatatttgccAATGCATTGTTCTTTGTGAATACATACTACTAATATCATACATAAAGTGGATGGTCTACataataaatgaacaaattCCGGAAAGAAGATCTTGCTTAAGTACCTACAGAGACATGTATTTAGAAGTTATAGAATGCTTACACCAAGTCAATAGATCAATATATGGTTTCCCggcaatttttgttttcattgcaTCAGAATTCGCTGAAATCATTGTTACTGTATACGAATATTTATTGTTTCCtagacattatattaataagtcttCTTTGGTTGTTTTTTTCATATGGATGTTAACGAGAACAGTAAATGTTCTAACCGTATACATGATTGGTGACTCTACGGAAAAAGag GTAAACCGGATGAGTCTTGTCTTACATCAACGATCCATAATAGAAAGAAACCCTAGAATTAAAcgtcag atcaagttttttttactacGCAGATTACACGAACACTaccattttgagctgtttggaATGTATCACATTAATATAAGACAACTATTTAGTTTATCGAGCAAAGCAATTGGTTATTTAGTAATTCAAGTTTTgttcaaattgaataaataa
- the LOC115033334 gene encoding uncharacterized protein LOC115033334, whose amino-acid sequence MFILALYNASEKETNLNNYRYQCFTKNVSSSKNVLLTLPPSEAAAREHSFRVYHQIQMWLGNDKSPIEWGWHVKNDLLLPIPLKGPLIPESLLNLISCNCTKGGTASCGCRKHGLKCSMICGYCKGNSCLNAMEAALTKMILNQYQMKITTPQTKKQRIKTPLIRCISVMINLPLVIKNE is encoded by the exons ATGTTCATTCTTGCATTGTATAATGCCAGTGAAAAAGAAACTAATCTCAATAACTACCGTTATCAATGCTTCACGAAAAACGTATCCAGCagtaaaaatgtgttattaacaCTTCCACCTTCTGAAGCAGCTGCGCGAGAACATTCATTTCGAGTTTACCATCAAATTCAAATGTGGTTGGGAAATGATAAATCACCAATAGAATGGGGCTGGcatgtaaaaaatgatttattattgccaATACCCTTAAAAGGTCCTTTGATTCCCGAAAgcttgttaaatttaatttcgtgTAACTGCACAAAAGGTGGCACTGCTAGTTGTGGATGCCGAAAACAtggattaaaatgttcaatgatCTGCGGATACTGTAAAGGAAATTCTTGCCTTAATGCGATGGAAGCCGCATTGACGAAGATGATATTGAATCAATACCAGATGAAGATAACAACACCTCAAACAAAGAAACAGAGGATAAAAACACCGCTaatcag GTGCATTTCAGTGATGATCAACCTACCACTAGTgatcaaaaacgaataa